One stretch of Flavobacterium sp. 9 DNA includes these proteins:
- a CDS encoding alpha/beta hydrolase, with the protein MKSFLLAFVFTISFFANGQNLYIKTYGNKKDKCIIFIHGGPSGNSTLFEGTTAQKLANLGFYVIVYDRRGEGRSADPDAKFTYEEAFQDLNAIYKKYDLKKATLLAHSFGGLVATLYTEKYPQNVSKLILAGALFSQQETYDHILNSLKNKYLKIGDSKNLNKIFYVEKLDKNSAGYRKHCFDLASDNDYFKMPNPTKESKKLYADYEASEFFKTNIRNKNAPLLFYQNEKQNNIDTRSSLKKIKAEGISIYAIYGKDDGIFSSAQITSIKDLVGKNHFAFLDNCSHYLFVDQQQEFLSKIKHWYK; encoded by the coding sequence ATGAAATCATTTCTTCTTGCTTTTGTTTTTACAATATCGTTTTTCGCAAACGGACAAAATCTCTACATCAAAACGTACGGAAATAAAAAAGATAAATGCATCATTTTTATTCACGGAGGTCCAAGTGGGAATTCTACTTTATTTGAAGGTACAACGGCTCAAAAACTGGCTAATCTTGGGTTTTATGTAATTGTTTACGATCGAAGAGGCGAGGGAAGATCTGCAGATCCTGATGCAAAATTTACTTATGAAGAAGCTTTTCAGGATTTAAATGCGATTTATAAAAAGTATGATTTAAAGAAAGCGACTCTTCTTGCACATAGTTTTGGCGGATTGGTTGCGACGCTTTATACCGAAAAATATCCTCAGAATGTGAGTAAGCTTATTTTGGCAGGAGCTTTATTTTCGCAACAAGAAACGTATGATCATATTTTAAATTCTTTGAAGAATAAATATTTGAAAATTGGAGATTCTAAAAACCTTAATAAAATATTTTACGTAGAAAAACTCGACAAAAATTCGGCAGGATATAGAAAACATTGTTTTGATCTGGCAAGTGATAATGATTATTTTAAAATGCCAAATCCAACCAAAGAATCAAAAAAATTATATGCGGATTATGAAGCAAGCGAATTTTTTAAAACTAATATTCGAAACAAAAATGCTCCTTTACTTTTTTACCAAAACGAAAAGCAAAATAATATCGACACAAGGTCGTCTTTAAAAAAGATAAAAGCGGAAGGCATTTCTATCTATGCAATTTATGGCAAAGACGATGGAATTTTTTCATCAGCACAAATTACTTCAATTAAAGATTTGGTTGGTAAAAATCATTTTGCCTTTTTGGATAATTGTTCTCACTATTTGTTCGTTGATCAACAACAAGAGTTTTTATCTAAAATTAAGCATTGGTATAAGTAA